A single genomic interval of Agarivorans aestuarii harbors:
- the aceF gene encoding pyruvate dehydrogenase complex dihydrolipoyllysine-residue acetyltransferase has product MSIEIFVPDIGADEVEVTEILVEVGDSVELEQSLISVEGDKAAMEVPASQAGVVKEIKVAVGDSVATNALIMIFEAEGAAEQPAAAPAEAAAPAASSVELVHVPDIGDDEVEVTEIAVNVGDVIEAEQTLISVEGDKAAMEVPAPFAGTVKTISISVGDKVSTGTLIMEFEVAGSTPAAPVAEAPAAAPATSQLQEVNIPDIGDDEVEVTEVAVSVGDSVELEQTLISVEGDKAAMEVPAPFAGVVKELKVAVGDKVKTGSLVMVFEVTSAAPAASAPAAAPAEAAKPATAPAPASKPASAPAKSGEFVENSAYVHASPVIRRLAREFGVDLAKVKGSGRKGRIVKEDVQAYVKQAVKVLESGASAGGSGMDVAAWPSIDYSKFGEVEEVPLSRIQKISGPALHRNWVKIPHVTQFDEADISEMEAFRKEQNVIAEKQQLGFKITPLVFMLKAAAKTLESMPKFNSALSDDGNSLIMKKYIHIGIAVDTPNGLVVPVVRDVNKKGIYQLSEELVEISKKARAGKLTASDMQGGCFTISSLGGIGGTQFTPIVNAPEVAILGVSRSEMKPKWNGKDFVPKLMLPLALSYDHRVIDGADGARFISTLSGLLGDIRRLVL; this is encoded by the coding sequence ATGAGTATTGAAATTTTTGTACCAGATATTGGCGCTGATGAAGTAGAAGTGACCGAGATCCTTGTTGAAGTTGGCGATAGCGTAGAATTAGAGCAATCGTTAATTTCGGTAGAAGGCGACAAAGCGGCAATGGAAGTTCCGGCTTCTCAAGCTGGCGTTGTAAAAGAAATTAAAGTTGCAGTAGGCGACAGCGTAGCCACCAACGCACTGATTATGATTTTTGAAGCTGAAGGCGCAGCCGAACAACCAGCGGCTGCTCCTGCTGAAGCCGCCGCGCCTGCAGCGAGTTCAGTAGAATTAGTGCATGTTCCAGATATTGGTGACGACGAAGTTGAAGTAACCGAAATTGCAGTAAATGTTGGCGATGTGATTGAAGCAGAGCAAACACTTATCTCGGTTGAAGGTGACAAAGCTGCGATGGAAGTACCAGCACCTTTCGCTGGTACCGTTAAAACCATTAGCATTTCGGTAGGCGATAAAGTGTCTACGGGCACTCTTATCATGGAATTTGAAGTAGCGGGTTCTACACCAGCTGCGCCTGTGGCAGAAGCTCCAGCCGCTGCCCCTGCAACTTCGCAGCTTCAAGAAGTTAATATTCCTGATATTGGCGATGATGAAGTAGAAGTTACCGAAGTTGCGGTTTCTGTTGGCGATAGCGTAGAGCTGGAGCAAACGCTTATCTCTGTAGAAGGTGATAAAGCGGCAATGGAAGTGCCTGCACCTTTTGCTGGTGTAGTGAAAGAGCTTAAAGTAGCCGTTGGCGACAAAGTTAAAACTGGCTCATTGGTAATGGTGTTTGAAGTTACATCTGCAGCGCCTGCAGCAAGTGCACCAGCCGCAGCTCCGGCCGAAGCAGCTAAGCCTGCTACAGCGCCTGCGCCAGCTAGCAAGCCTGCAAGTGCTCCTGCCAAATCGGGTGAATTTGTAGAAAACAGTGCTTACGTTCACGCATCACCGGTTATTCGTCGTTTAGCGCGTGAGTTTGGTGTCGATTTAGCCAAAGTTAAAGGTTCGGGCCGCAAGGGTCGTATCGTTAAAGAAGACGTTCAAGCTTACGTTAAGCAAGCGGTTAAAGTTCTAGAGTCTGGCGCTAGCGCTGGTGGCTCAGGCATGGACGTAGCAGCATGGCCAAGCATCGATTACTCTAAATTTGGTGAAGTGGAAGAAGTTCCGCTATCACGTATTCAGAAAATCTCTGGTCCAGCACTGCACCGTAACTGGGTGAAAATCCCTCACGTTACTCAGTTTGACGAAGCCGACATTTCAGAAATGGAAGCTTTCCGTAAAGAGCAAAACGTAATTGCTGAGAAGCAACAGTTAGGCTTTAAGATCACGCCGCTAGTATTCATGCTAAAAGCCGCAGCTAAAACCTTAGAGAGCATGCCTAAGTTTAACTCGGCGCTGTCTGATGATGGCAATAGCCTCATCATGAAGAAGTACATCCACATTGGTATCGCAGTAGATACGCCAAACGGTTTGGTTGTGCCGGTAGTACGCGACGTGAACAAGAAAGGTATTTACCAGCTTTCTGAAGAGTTGGTAGAAATTTCTAAGAAAGCGCGCGCGGGTAAGCTTACTGCCTCAGACATGCAGGGCGGCTGTTTCACTATTTCTAGCCTTGGCGGTATTGGTGGTACTCAGTTTACCCCTATCGTAAATGCGCCAGAGGTGGCCATTTTGGGTGTTTCACGTAGTGAAATGAAA